The following are from one region of the Coffea eugenioides isolate CCC68of chromosome 2, Ceug_1.0, whole genome shotgun sequence genome:
- the LOC113759889 gene encoding uncharacterized protein LOC113759889, whose amino-acid sequence MAPVLALPNGKDSFTVYTDALREGLGNRIVVPEDENLMREILDEAHRSKYTIHPGSTKMYQDLRRLYWWDKMKREIAQYVQTYLVCQQLARVYMEEIVRLHGVPVSIVSDRDPRFVSRFWQKFQETLGTKLNLSTTYHPQTDEQSEQMIQTLEDMLRTCVLDFGGSWGQHMTLVEFAYNNSYHSSIQMAPYEALYGRKCRSPLYWDEVGEKKVLDPTVIPWMEDAQEKKYYPDPTHIVQSEEIEIDESLTYEEKPVRLLDRKVKELRSKQISLVKILWKNHGVEEATWEMEEDMKKKYHELFVNQGEKFRG is encoded by the exons ATGGCTCCTGTACTGGCCTTGCCTAATGGTAAAGATAGTTTCACTGTTTATACTGATGCTTTGAGGGAAGGCTTAGG AAATCGAATAGTAGTGCCTGAGGATGAGAATTTGATGAGGGAGATTCTGGATGAAGCCCATCGATCGAAATATACCATCCATCCTGGTAGTactaagatgtatcaggacttACGACGGTTATACTGGTGGGATAAGATGAAgagggagattgctcaatatGTACAAACCTATCTAGTCTGTCAGCAG ttgGCTCGGGTGTATATGGAGGAGATTGTGAGATTACATGGGGTCCCTGTCAGTATAGTGTCTGACCGAGACCCTCGTTTTGTATcaaggttttggcaaaagtttcaggagACCTTGGGAACTAAACTGAACCTaagtaccacttatcaccctCAAACGGATGAGCAGTCGGAGCAAATgattcaaactcttgaagaTATGCTAAGAACTTGTGTTTTAGACTTCGGGGGTAGTTGGGGCCAACATATGACATTAGTAGAATTCGCCTACAACAACAGTTACCATTCatcgattcaaatggcaccgtatGAGGCTCTTTATGGACGGAAGTGTCGATCTCCATTATATTGGGATGAGGTGGGAGAAAAGAAGGTCTTGGACCCAACAGTTATCCCATGGATGGAGGATGCTCAAGAAAAG AAATACTACCCTGACCCGACTCATATTGTGCAATCAGAGGAGATTGAGATAGATGAATCCCTTACCTACGAGGAGAAACCTGTACGTTTACtagatcgaaaggtgaaggagcTGAGGAGTAAACAAATTTCATTAGTGAAAATCCTGTGGAAGAACCACGGAGTCGAAGAAGCGACCTGGGAGATGGAGgaggatatgaaaaagaaataccaTGAACTGTTTGTgaatcaaggtgagaaatttcgaggatga